The genomic region CATGCTCCTGATGGGATATAGGGTCAGGGGCACTGCCTGGCTCAGCACCGGGAGGCTCAGGGCAGGATGGGCCCGTACCTTGGCGTACTGCTCCTTGAGGGGCGCGGACAGGCGCAGGACGGTGCACACATCGGGGCCCAGCCTGAGCGAGAGGAGTCAGAGGCACCAGCACTGGGCATGGTACCGGCACCAGGAATGGCACCGGCACCACTTCCCGGTACCGGCACCGGGCATGGTAGTGGCACCGGGCATGGTAGTGGCACCGGACATAGTACCGGCCCCCTTCCCGGTACCGATCGCCTCCCCCCGGTACCAGCCCCATCTCCCGGTCCCGACTCCGCCCCCGGTACCTGGCCTGACCCATCGGTACCGCCCCCAACCCCGCCCCCCGGGGACCGAATCCACCCCGTtcccagcccctccccccccggtaccgaccccccccccccccccggtaccagcccctccccccccggtaccggcccccccccctccggtaccgcccctcccccccccccgttcccagcccctccccccccgttACCGTCCCCGCAGCTCCTCGGCCACAAAATCCTTCCCCGATTTCCTCTTCCcgctcagcagcagcaccgcGCGCGGCGCCGCCATCCGCGCCCCGGCCACGCCCCCCGCCCCAcccaccaacccccccccccgcgggaGAGCCGGATGGTACGGCCCGAGGTGGGCGGAGCGAGGCGCCGCTGACTCCGCCCCCCGGCGGCGCGCCCGCACCACGGCGCCCCCTGCAGGgcggggggggcagagggggctCCCTAAACCTGCCCTGAGCCCCCCCCTCCGCTGCCCCCGTTCCCCATcgcccccccccgctccccgtTCCCCATcgcccccccccgctccccgtTCCCcatcgcccccccccccccccgctccccgtTCCCCATcgcccccccccgctccccgtTCCCCCCGCAgcaggctcagctctgcccagcGGTGCCTTTATTGCGTGCCCATAGCATCACACTGTGTGTGTTGGGGACCCGACCCccggggggggcaatggcagcccccccccccccaaaccagcccGTGGGGACCCCTCCACGAGGGCGCTGTGTCCGGGCTGCGATGGGGCGGCCACCCCGGCTCTACCCGACGGTTCCGGGGGGTCTCCACCCTCGCTCCTTCCCACCGGTGCTGCAAGAGAAGGGGGGCGCTGGGATGGGGAGCGAgggctgagcccccccccccggccccactGCCCCTCACCTGCTGTAGTGGCGCAGCACGAACTCCTCGAAGCCATCGGCCGCATCCTCATCACCCCTCTCTCTCCGCGCCACCTcctccagcatctcctccacctcctccacGAAGTCAGTGAAGCGCCGGCGGTCGTGGGCAAAGACCCCATCGGCCCCGAAGGCCCCATCGATCTGCGCTGCCACCCCCCCGAAGTgctgcccccagcccagccGCCCCATGAACCCCTCCAGCAGCCGCAGGAACTGGCTCTTCTGCACCGGCTCCAGCgcagcccccagcacctcctgaCCCTCCTTGTGGGCGCATTCGGCCACCCCAACGCAGCCCTGGGGCGCCCGGTACCGGCTGAAGGGGGGCCCGTGAGACGGCTTCCCCCAGGCTTTGCCCTGCTTGTGCTCCCGGGGAAACCGGGTGTCCTTGCCGTGCCCATGGGGTTTGCTGTGCCCCTTCCTCTCGCGCTCACCGGAGCTGTGCCGCTTGTGCCGCTTGCTCTCCTTCCTCTCAGCCTTGAACGGCTTCCTCCATGCCCCCCCTGCCTCCAGCTCCCGTCCCAGGCGCTGCTCCAGCGCTCCCAGCTCCGCCACCAGCGCCTCGAGGCCCCCGGCACCTCGTGCCCGCGCCAGGGCCGCCGCCAGCTCCCGGCGCACCGATGCCAACCGCCGCACCGCATCCCCGTTGGGCACATGGGGCTGCTCCGGTGCCGCGGCCTCCCGCACCCGCTGCAGCTCAGCCCGAGCCTCCCGCAGCGCCGCcgcctcctgctccagcaccgaCCGGAGCCGCTGGTTCTCGGTCTCCAGGCTCTGCCGCTGCGCTCCGGCCGCTGCCGCTTTGCCCTcgctctgctgcagcagcccctgcagctcttccctgtgggcctgggggcagcagggctgtgagtggggtgggatgggggcagCAGGTCCGGGACACGGCACCGGCTCCACACAAcccacctgcagctctgcctgcatgaGCCGGATCTCCTGGttctccttggccagcttgtCCAGGAGCAGGCTCAGGGACTGAGGGCTCTCGGGGTCACCAGCACCCGATGGTGGCAGCTTCTTCTGCGAGGcctgggggagaggaaggatgGAGCCGGGGGTGCCCCCGGTCAGCTCAGGGGGGCTCAGCTCCACTGCAGACCCCTCCTTACATTGCTGTCAATGGGCAGCAGCGGCTCCTGCTTCCCGGCTGCCACATCCCGGTTCACTATGTGCTCTGTGGGGTCTGGGTAGTGGAACCAGACAGGAGGGAGGCATCAAAccacagccacacacacactgctgcgCTCCCACATCCTGCCCAGCACCCACCATCTGCTGGGTCGTAGATGCCACCTGGGGACAAGAAGGGATGATGAGGGGAATGCAGGGCCCCAACCCTGCCCCAGGacccccatcctgccccaggaTCCCACTCACCGGACACAATCAGCAGTCCCATGGCCACCAGCGCCACAGCCCCCAGCAGGTACTTGCTCATGCTGAGCCCATCCTCATCCCCGGTGCCCGGAGCCCCCCGGTGCAGGGCGGGCACGGGAAGGGGCAGCCCAGAACGGGGCTCATGGCCCCGCCGGCGCCGCAGCCCCTCCACATCATCCTCACTGCTGGTGCAGGTCCCGTCCTCCAGTGGTGCCTCTGGGGAGGGACGGGCACGTCCAGGGAGGGGGTGACCTGCAGCGGGGGGCTCAGCATCGGGCTCAGCATCGGGCTCAGCATCGGGCTCAGCATCGGGCTCAGCATCAGGCTCCTCCTGCTCGGCACCACCGGGCTCTGCGGAGCCGTCCGGAGGGACCTTGGCACCGGGGTCCCGGTGCTCCTCCGGGTGCTCCTCCGGGTGCTCCTCCGGGTGCTCCTCCGGGTGCTCCTCCGGGTGCTGCAGGCTCCCGCATTGCCCCAGCAGGAGGCCGGGCCCTGTGGGGACGGGGGAACCGGCTGCAGCCTCGACGGCCGCTGCTGGAGGACGGAGAGAGCGGCAGTGAGCGGCGGCCCCGCTGCCCccgacacccccccccccccccgctgccgcCTGCCTGCAACGGGGTCCTGGCtgccttcatcctcctcctcctgctccagctccggCCCCAGCGTCTCCACGGGCAGCCCCTGCAGGACCGGGGATGGTGGCACCGTCGGTGCCGGCCCCGCGTCCCCCGGTGCCCAGGGCCCGGCTCTCACCGCGGTGCCCACCGGCTCCCGGCTGCTGCCCTCCGCGTCCCGGGGCTCCGGTTTCTCCGCCATGGGCACGGCCGGAGCCACCTGCAGGGAGACAGGCGGAGGGACGGACCCGGACCGGGGAGCGCCGGTGCTCGCAGCAGCCGCCCCCACCCCGGGCCCCCTGCACCGGCAGCAGCTGCTCCGTTTATACCCGTGGTTTCCATCACGGGTATTTATAGCCGGGTGATGCCTCCGCGCAGGTGGACGGGGGTCACCGGACccggcctgggggggggggacggacaCAGGGCCCGGCCCGGGGCCACCGAGCCCCGCGGGGAGGCAGCGGTACCGGGTGGGACGGGGGGTACCGGGTGGGACGGGGGGTACCCGGTACTCGGGCAGCCTCCGCCACCATCAGGGACCGGAACGGGCCCGTTGAGCCCCGaaccccccccatgccccccagCCCCGGTCGGTTCCCGTTAGAGCCGCGGCTCCGCTCCCGGTTCCGCTCCTGGGGGTGAtgctgatggggggggggggcggtaCCTGGTGCCGCGGTCCCGCCGGTAACTTTCTCCGGTGCCGGTCACCGCCCTCGGGAAGGGGCTTGCACGTGACGCCAACAGCCAATGGGATGGCAGAGGGGCGGGGCGTGTGAGGCCCCCCCCCGTCGGTACCGGACACCgcccccgttcccccccccccccccgcgcacGAAGCGAGACACAGACACCCGCGATTGAGAAGTTTATGGCGACGGTACAAAAGTTTCCATTAAACGGATAacgggagggggggaggggaccGGGACCATCCCGAGAGCACCGGGACTGCCCCGAGCACGTAACGGGGCCATCGGAgccctcccttccccagcacagggctggtgATGGCACTGCCGGTACCGAACCCGTGCCTGGACCCTAATGGTGCCAGAACCGGGGGTCAGTCCATGCCGgtggctgcggggggggggggggcggctcAGCCGTCGTTGGCAGCCACGAGCTGTCCCAGGCCCTCCCGCACGTACACGGACTGGATCTCCTTGGTCTTGAGGCAGAAGTCGCAGGCCCAGACGGCCGAGGCCTCGGTGGTCAGCAGCCCGTAGGCGTTCTCGGTCATCCCGGTGCACTCCCGGTGGAACCACTTCTGGCACGAGGCCTCGCACAGGATGGCGTCCTGGTCGTCGTTCACCTCGTTGCGGCAGGCCCCGCACGGGTACACGAGCCCCGGCGGCGGCTGGTGCCCCGAGCCGCCCGCTGCCTTCCCCGGGGCCGCCGGGGGGAGGCTGTTGGTGTCGGGGGTACCGGCCCCGCGCCCGGCGCTGCCGCCGGTGAAGCCGCTCTGAGCCCCATTGACGGCAGCGGGAGAGCCCGAGTGCTGCTCGGGGGCGAAGGCGCCGGGAGGGGGGTTCAGGCTCTTGCCCCCGTCCTCGCCGCCGGGGGGGAAGCCGGGGTCAGCCCCGGGGAAGGGGCTGGCTGTGGGGGGCAGCGGGGGCCCCCCCTGCCCCGGCCGCTGCAGGGGCGATTGTCCGAAGAGGCCACCGGGCTGCCCGAAGCGCTGCCCCACGGCCGGGCCcccggggggcgggggggggttCAGCGCCGGGCCGGGGCCCACGTCCCCCCTCGGGGGCTGCCCCAACGTCGGGGATATCATGGGCCCGAAGCTGCCGACCGGGCCCTGCAGCAGCGGAGCCCCGGGGGGGCTGAAGCTCGGCCCCAGCGCCTGCCCGAACGGCTGCCCCGGGAAGCCCACGGCGCCCGGCTGCCCGTAACCGGGGCCCTGCGGGGCCATGCTGAAGGCAGGGCCCATCTGGCCGGGCCCGAAGGGGGGGGGCTGGCGCCGCAGGGGCTGGGGGCCGCCGCCGTAACCGGGGGGCACCTGCGGGGACATCGCGGCCTGGACGCGGAAGCCGCCGAAGGGAACGGGGCTGCCGAGGaaggaggcggcggcggcggcggcgcctTTGGGGGCAGCGAAGTCGTCCTCGAACGGGTTGGAGGCCACCAAGTGATCGACCATGGGGGTGGGCGGAGGGGCGAACTCCGAGAGGTGCGAATAGGCGGGGCCCTGCgggggaggcggcggcgctCAGCGCGGCCCCGCTCCCGGCCGCGGCCCCGTTCCCGGGCCCTGCCCTACCTGCGGGTTCGACTTGCGCCGCTTCTTCTCGGGGCTCTTCATCTGCAGCCCTAAGGGGACAACGGGGCCGGTCAGACGGGGCCGGACCCCCCTGCTCCGgtcccggacccccccccccccctccggtacCGGTCCCGGTGCCCCCGCTCTCACCGGCCTTGCCCTGCTTGCGGCCGGGCCCAccggcggcggccgcggggTGCGGGGGCCCcggggggggcggcggggccgggacGCCTCCCTCCAGCTTCTCCGCGTGCGGGGCCGCCATGGCCtcaccgccgccgccgcgccatggccccgccgccgcccgcaaCCGGGGCTGCGCGGAGCCAATCACAGCGCGAGGGGCGGGGCGCAGCCAATCAGTCAcggcggggaggggcggggcgaTCCGGCGGAACCAATCACCGCGCAAGAGGGCGGCGCGCAGCCAATCACCGCGCGGCCCTAGCGCAGCGCGATACTGGGGGCCCGCAATGGGATGAACCATGTACATAGTCCCGGGGGGGGGGATGCACCGAGTCCAGAGCGCTGGGCGGGGCGGAGCAGCGCTCGGGGTGGGGGGAGCGGAACGGACCATGGGGAAGgcgaagggggggggggggggggggggggacggaaCGGAGCGGACCATGGGGAAGgcgaaggggggggggggggggggggacggaaCGGAGCGGACCATGGGGAAGGCGAGGGGGGGGGGACGGAAGGAGCCATGTGCCGGTGGGTGCGCGACGCCGCTGCCGCCGTGACACCAGGCACGGCCTAGAGAAATACCAACTTTAATACCGAGCGCCGGTTCCTTTGGTAGAGCAGGGCCCGGGGCAGGGCTGCGCTTTGGCTTGGGGAGGAACACCATGCATGGGGGGGGCCCTCCCACCACCCCCCGGCTGCTGGGTACATCCCAGGAAGGAGCACGGGGGGGGTGGGagcacgggggggggggctccatccccagcccccCACCATTGCATAAGAGTGTGGGACCTGCGGGTCAAGGCACAGAGTTAACACGTAAAGTGACCAGGTACAGTCagaatggggctggggggggggggctgtacCCCCCTCTGCACCCCAGGGCTCAGCTCCACCATTCCCATGCCCACGCTGTTGGGTGTGAGTGGTTGTACCCCATCAGCGGGGCCAGGCTGCGGCAGGACCTGAGCTGCTGTGTgaaggctggagctggggggcCCAGCAGGGGCTTTGGCAAGAAGAGACCCCCCTTGGCCACGCTGGCAGCTCACACCACACCAGCGGGGCCAGGCCCCGGCCGTGTCCATGCTCAGTCCCGGCAGAGCACCCGGCTCAGAGTCCAAGCgtgccctgggcagggagcggggccggggggggggatgcGCCCCAGGGCACTCAGAGTCTCCTCTCCAccggctgctgcaggcacatcTCGCTGCCGGCCGAGATGATGGGCAGGTGATTGTCCATGTGGTAGCTGATGAGGTGGCTGACGCTCTCGAAGCGGTGGTCTTTTGTCCGCACCTTGGGGCCAGGGAAGGGGCAGTCAGGAAGGTGCCGCTGACAACAGGAGGCCCAAGGGGTCCCCATGCAGCCCTGAGTCCCTTCCAGcccccaaaccaacccagaGGCATCCCCAGGACCCCTCGAGGCTCTGGACCCCCCCCCAGACTGTGccaagctccatccctggggtgTTGATGGACTCACCACTCCCTCAGGATCCACGAGCAGCAGATGCTTGGGCTGCCCACCCTGCAGGCCGGTCAGCACATACTGCCCCGGGGTGGTTGTGCTCTCCCGCACCAGGAAGTCTCCGTTCACCTTCAGCAGCTTCTCGGCCTCCTTGCGGTTCATCTTCCCATGGTACCAGGGCTCTCGTCGCAGCTGCTCCTCCATGGAGGCCACCACTTGGGCAGGGGGCAGCCCCACGGGCACGGACGGGGGGACACGAAGAGCGTCTTCAAAAGGctctgcagggagaggggagtGGGGCTGGGACCGTGGCCAAGGCCACTgccccccaccccagccccacaccactCACTCATGTCAAAGAGGTCTCTCTGGGTGCTACCATTGGCCGTGGTGGGGGTGCTGGCAGCCGAGGCCTGGCGGGTCTTGTCCATGTTCTGCACGTTGACATAGGATGGGTCATCAAACAGGTCCGTGCGGCCGGCGGCACCCACCGGAGCTGGGTACTTCCCTCCTGCCAAGAGCACTGTGGTGAGCAGGGCTCCAGCGCCCAGCCCAGCACCCACTGCGTGCAGGAAGGCAGATGGGGACCAGCCATGGCCATCCTGTTACCTTGGGCAGGAGTGAGCTGCTTCTGGGGGTCGTACTCCCCACTGGCCTGGCCCACGGGCTGCAGGGAGAGATGGAGGTGAGTCCCCCTGCACTGCCCACCCCCTCCAGGCACCCACTGGGATACAGGTGCTGGCAAGATGCACACCACAGGGTCCCTGCATTGCCCTTGGAGCATGGAACTCCCCATAGGGCCGTACCCAGAGCCTTACCAGCGTGGCCCCCAAGTGATTGGGGGTCTGAGCCGCCCCGTCCCGCAGCCGCATGTCCACCACCCCCCCGATGGGAGGCTCCTTGCCAGGGAAGTCATTGTAGTACTGGTGATCAGGGGCtggctcctcctcttcctcatcccaaGCAGATCCATCAAACCCAGCCATCCTGGGGGGGGCAAGGCGCAGGTGAGCAGCTGACACCCCCCCCAGACCCAGGCaccctcctgcctccccctcCACTGCCCTTACCGGTCGTGGGGTGTCACCAGCTTCGGGGGGTTCTTCAGGTACTGCTTGAAGCGCAGCTCAAAGGCCTGCCCAATGGTGCTGATCACGTCCTGCGCCAGGCCCTCGGGGCACTCCAGGATATGGCAGGCTGCAAGACATGATAAATGGGATCTGACTGCCCAGGCTTGCttctcagagcagctccagtgcctgaaggggctacaggaaacctggagaggagcttgggacaaagcagggacaggacaaggggaatggctttaagctgccaaaGGGGAGAccgagatgagctcttaggcagaagctcttccctgtgaggctggatggggcttggagcatcctgttCCAGTGGAAAGGGTCTCTGcgcatggcaggggttggagctggagcagctttagGGTCCTTCCaccccaacccattccatgattccaagTCCTCCCCACCTTGAGCCTGCCCTACCCACCCCAGAGCTTCCTCACTGGGGCCCAGCCTGAGCTGAACctcaccagccccacagcagcctcaCCTCGCTGGTTGACGGGGTCTTTGGCAACATAGGCGACGTACTCGGCTGTGTCCTGTGGGCAGGACACCAGTGGTGAGATGGGCGCAGGGAGGCAGCGAGCCCCAGCCCAGGGCACACGCGATGGGGACCCCCTGTACTCACCGGGTCTCCCCCAGAAGCGAAGGAGATGGACTGCATGTGGTGATTGGCAATGATCTGCAAGGCACAGAGGTTGTGGGATCAAAACCCACTGCCCCCAGCCCAGGGGACTTGGGTCTCAGTCTCTGGGGCATCACCCCAACCTCTTTGCCCCCAGGGACTGGGGGAAGATGGGCACCCAGCAGGGCACAGCCCACAGAGGCTGGGGACATCCCCTATCCCTCAGCAGGACTCCTGGTTCCCCCCTGCTCTCACCTGCTTGCAGTCAGATGCCATGAGGTTGAGGCTGCTGGTGGAGATGGTCAGGGTGATGGGCATGCCAGCAAACTTGAGGTTGCTCTTGCCCAGGATGGAGTTGAGGGAGCGGCCGCAGGGCTGGGGACAAAGAGCAGTGTGGGGAGGGGGTACCCAGGCCACATCCTGCAGCCCCCCCAGGCAGAGGAGCCACCTCATCCTCAGCACTGATGCTGCTGAGTCCCCAGactcaccttcctcctcctcacagcTCCCTTGGCACCGGGCACGGCCTCACACACCAGCCCAATGGCCTCCCTGCAGGGAGCAAGCAGGATcagtccctccccatcacccaTCAGCgatccccccccccaccaccagCCACAGGACCAGCACATAGGGGACAGGGTGACAAACAGGGTCCTCTGAGCAGGGGAAGCACATTGGTGTGAATGTGAcgtggctgctgcaggcagcccagccccacacaaaccccccccacatccccaggaGTTCCTGTGGGGCTCAGAACCCCCAAAGAGGCAGAGCTCACCTGGTGACCTGCGTCCTGGTGTTGAAATCCAAAGCCCTCATGGACTGCAGGACTTCCACACAGCCCATATactgggggagagagcaggGTCAGCCTCAGCACCCCAGAACCCCACTGCCCACCTACCACCTACACACCACGAAGTCCCCACATCCCCACCATCAccctccccacagcacccccagtCCCCAACACTCACACGGACGTGGTAGGAGACCCCGGGGCCCATGACTTTGTCATCGGGGTGCAGCCAGCCCCGGGTGGGTTTATTGACGAAGCTGCCATGCCGGGTCCATTCGTCCCCCCCGAGCTGGCCGCCTTCCACCCGCGTCTTCTTCCCGCAGCTCAGCTTGTTCATATCCTGGGGACAGACAGCAACAGGGCTGGCTGAGCCGGGGCTGGCGCTCCcccccggtgccggtgccggggGCTCGCCGGGGCCCGAGGAGCCGCGCAGGCTGAGCAGGTTGGCAGGGTTGGAGAGCTTCAGGTTGGCCATCCTGGGGAAGAAGGAGCAGAGTGTGGTGGGGCTGTCCTCGGGTGACAGCTCCCCGAGGGAGGAGGGGGACAAGGAGCCGGACAGCAGCCGTGTGCCCGGGACGGGCTCCACCGGGGGGCCCGGGACCCCCACAGCCTCCTCCAGGGAGGACACGGACTCGTTCCGCAGGTGGCTGTATTTGCTCTTCTGCAGGAGATCCATGCTGAGCACGGGGCTCACGGGGGCCCCACCGAGGCTCCCACCGCGGACGCTGCCCCCGGGCACAAGCCTGGGCCGAGCTCCGTGCcggggctgcagcagccccgCATGGccggcagcggggccgggggctgCTCGGCTCGGTGCTGGAGCCGCCGATCGATCCcgagcggcggcagcagcggaTCCGGATGGGCAGAGCGCAGCCCTGCAGCGGCGCGGAGGAAACGGGGCTGTGGCCACGGCCCGGGGGGGGTCAGCACACTCGGACCCCAGCCCGCAGCTCCTCAAGCCCCACGGCCGCACATCCCATTGTGTGAGCGGGGGGAGCTGCAGCCCCTCGGGCTGctcctgagctgctggctccgGCCCCGCTAGGAGGAAATCAGCAGCATGAATATTTAACGCCCCGAGACAAGGCAGCCTCAGAGCGCATCCAAGCCCGGCCCAGGAGCGAACAAGGTCCTTCTGTGGTGGCCAAAGCCACGTGCCGGCAGCGGGCGGCCGCCGTTGGCTCTGCCGGGGCCGCGGTGCCGgcggcagggatgcaggcagagcGATGCTCCGGTGCCAgcggcagggatgcaggcagagcGATGCTCCGGTGccggcagggatgcaggcagagcGATGCTCCGGTGCCAgcggcagggatgcaggcagagcGATGCTCCAGTGCCAgcggcagggatgcaggcagagcagtgcTCCGGTGccggcagggatgcaggcagagcGATGCTCCGGTGCCAgcggcagggatgcaggcagagcaaTGCTCCGGTGCCAgcggcagggatgcaggcagagcGATGCTCCGGTGCCGgcggcagggatgcaggcagagcaaTGCTCCGGTGCCAgcggcagggatgcaggcagagcaaTGCTCCGGTGccggcagggatgcaggcagagcaaTGCTCCGGTGCCAgcggcagggatgcaggcagagcGATGCTCCGGTGCCAGCGGCAGGGATGAAGGCAGAGCAGTGCTCCGGTGccggcagggatgcaggcagcaggataCAGGTGGGCTCGGTGCGGGCGCAGCGGCCGCCGCTGCTCGGAACGGCCGTGCTGACTCACGGGCAGGGGCTGCAGCGCAGGAGGGGCTGGGGCGAGGGGAGGGGACCCTGCTCCTATCTGGAGCGGAAAAATCAAGGTCACAGGCGGAGCCAGCGGCAGGGAGCGAACCGCGGCCCCTCGCAGCGCCCACAGCCGTGCGGGGGTCGGGGGCAGCCGCTCCCCAATGCACCGGCAGCACCATCAGTCCCTATGAACCCCCCCAGGGGGGAAAAGCTCTGtcctcccttctcctgctccctgctcccatcacTCATGGCTGAAGCAGGGATTTCAAGCCCTCTGACCCACCACAGGCAAGGGCCTTGCTGAGCACCAGCCACAGCACCAAACCCACGCTCAATGCAGCCCAAGGGAAGGACTCTCCCCCTGTTTGGACCCCACTTCCCGAGCTCTGGCGCCCGCCACGGGGGCAGGGAAACGAAGCCAGGACCGAGCTGGAAGCAGGCTCCAGCCCAGGGCTCAGGCCGGGGGGTTCAGCACCCTCCGGTGCTGG from Melopsittacus undulatus isolate bMelUnd1 chromosome 20, bMelUnd1.mat.Z, whole genome shotgun sequence harbors:
- the PBXIP1 gene encoding pre-B-cell leukemia transcription factor-interacting protein 1 isoform X2, translated to MAEKPEPRDAEGSSREPVGTAVRAGPWAPGDAGPAPTVPPSPVLQGLPVETLGPELEQEEEDEGSQDPVAAAAVEAAAGSPVPTGPGLLLGQCGSLQHPEEHPEEHRDPGAKVPPDGSAEPGGAEQEEPDAEPDAEPDAEPDAEPDAEPPAAGHPLPGRARPSPEAPLEDGTCTSSEDDVEGLRRRRGHEPRSGLPLPVPALHRGAPGTGDEDGLSMSKYLLGAVALVAMGLLIVSGGIYDPADDPTEHIVNRDVAAGKQEPLLPIDSNASQKKLPPSGAGDPESPQSLSLLLDKLAKENQEIRLMQAELQAHREELQGLLQQSEGKAAAAGAQRQSLETENQRLRSVLEQEAAALREARAELQRVREAAAPEQPHVPNGDAVRRLASVRRELAAALARARGAGGLEALVAELGALEQRLGRELEAGGAWRKPFKAERKESKRHKRHSSGERERKGHSKPHGHGKDTRFPREHKQGKAWGKPSHGPPFSRYRAPQGCVGVAECAHKEGQEVLGAALEPVQKSQFLRLLEGFMGRLGWGQHFGGVAAQIDGAFGADGVFAHDRRRFTDFVEEVEEMLEEVARRERGDEDAADGFEEFVLRHYSSTGGKERGWRPPGTVG
- the PBXIP1 gene encoding pre-B-cell leukemia transcription factor-interacting protein 1 isoform X4, which gives rise to MAEKPEPRDAEGSSREPVGTAVRAGPWAPGDAGPAPTVPPSPVLQGLPVETLGPELEQEEEDEGSQDPVAAAVEAAAGSPVPTGPGLLLGQCGSLQHPEEHPEEHRDPGAKVPPDGSAEPGGAEQEEPDAEPDAEPDAEPDAEPDAEPPAAGHPLPGRARPSPEAPLEDGTCTSSEDDVEGLRRRRGHEPRSGLPLPVPALHRGAPGTGDEDGLSMSKYLLGAVALVAMGLLIVSGGIYDPADDPTEHIVNRDVAAGKQEPLLPIDSNASQKKLPPSGAGDPESPQSLSLLLDKLAKENQEIRLMQAELQAHREELQGLLQQSEGKAAAAGAQRQSLETENQRLRSVLEQEAAALREARAELQRVREAAAPEQPHVPNGDAVRRLASVRRELAAALARARGAGGLEALVAELGALEQRLGRELEAGGAWRKPFKAERKESKRHKRHSSGERERKGHSKPHGHGKDTRFPREHKQGKAWGKPSHGPPFSRYRAPQGCVGVAECAHKEGQEVLGAALEPVQKSQFLRLLEGFMGRLGWGQHFGGVAAQIDGAFGADGVFAHDRRRFTDFVEEVEEMLEEVARRERGDEDAADGFEEFVLRHYSSTGGKERGWRPPGTVG
- the PBXIP1 gene encoding pre-B-cell leukemia transcription factor-interacting protein 1 isoform X7 — protein: MAEKPEPRDAEGSSREPVGTAVRAGPWAPGDAGPAPTVPPSPVLQGLPVETLGPELEQEEEDEGSQDPVAAAAVEAAAGSPVPTGPGLLLGQCGSLQHPEEHPEEHRDPGAKVPPDGSAEPGGAEQEEPDAEPDAEPPAAGHPLPGRARPSPEAPLEDGTCTSSEDDVEGLRRRRGHEPRSGLPLPVPALHRGAPGTGDEDGLSMSKYLLGAVALVAMGLLIVSGGIYDPADDPTEHIVNRDVAAGKQEPLLPIDSNASQKKLPPSGAGDPESPQSLSLLLDKLAKENQEIRLMQAELQAHREELQGLLQQSEGKAAAAGAQRQSLETENQRLRSVLEQEAAALREARAELQRVREAAAPEQPHVPNGDAVRRLASVRRELAAALARARGAGGLEALVAELGALEQRLGRELEAGGAWRKPFKAERKESKRHKRHSSGERERKGHSKPHGHGKDTRFPREHKQGKAWGKPSHGPPFSRYRAPQGCVGVAECAHKEGQEVLGAALEPVQKSQFLRLLEGFMGRLGWGQHFGGVAAQIDGAFGADGVFAHDRRRFTDFVEEVEEMLEEVARRERGDEDAADGFEEFVLRHYSSTGGKERGWRPPGTVG
- the PBXIP1 gene encoding pre-B-cell leukemia transcription factor-interacting protein 1 isoform X5; amino-acid sequence: MAEKPEPRDAEGSSREPVGTAVRAGPWAPGDAGPAPTVPPSPVLQGLPVETLGPELEQEEEDEGSQDPVAAAAVEAAAGSPVPTGPGLLLGQCGSLQHPEEHPEEHRDPGAKVPPDGSAEPGGAEQEEPDAEPDAEPDAEPDAEPDAEPPAAGHPLPGRARPSPEAPLEDGTCTSSEDDVEGLRRRRGHEPRSGLPLPVPALHRGAPGTGDEDGLSMSKYLLGAVALVAMGLLIVSDPTEHIVNRDVAAGKQEPLLPIDSNASQKKLPPSGAGDPESPQSLSLLLDKLAKENQEIRLMQAELQAHREELQGLLQQSEGKAAAAGAQRQSLETENQRLRSVLEQEAAALREARAELQRVREAAAPEQPHVPNGDAVRRLASVRRELAAALARARGAGGLEALVAELGALEQRLGRELEAGGAWRKPFKAERKESKRHKRHSSGERERKGHSKPHGHGKDTRFPREHKQGKAWGKPSHGPPFSRYRAPQGCVGVAECAHKEGQEVLGAALEPVQKSQFLRLLEGFMGRLGWGQHFGGVAAQIDGAFGADGVFAHDRRRFTDFVEEVEEMLEEVARRERGDEDAADGFEEFVLRHYSSTGGKERGWRPPGTVG
- the PBXIP1 gene encoding pre-B-cell leukemia transcription factor-interacting protein 1 isoform X3; protein product: MAEKPEPRDAEGSSREPVGTAVRAGPWAPGDAGPAPTVPPSPVLQGLPVETLGPELEQEEEDEGSQDPVAAAVEAAAGSPVPTGPGLLLGQCGSLQHPEEHPEEHRDPGAKVPPDGSAEPGGAEQEEPDAEPDAEPDAEPDAEPDAEPPAAGHPLPGRARPSPEAPLEDGTCTSSEDDVEGLRRRRGHEPRSGLPLPVPALHRGAPGTGDEDGLSMSKYLLGAVALVAMGLLIVSGGIYDPADDPTEHIVNRDVAAGKQEPLLPIDSNASQKKLPPSGAGDPESPQSLSLLLDKLAKENQEIRLMQAELQAHREELQGLLQQSEGKAAAAGAQRQSLETENQRLRSVLEQEAAALREARAELQRVREAAAPEQPHVPNGDAVRRLASVRRELAAALARARGAGGLEALVAELGALEQRLGRELEAGGAWRKPFKAERKESKRHKRHSSGERERKGHSKPHGHGKDTRFPREHKQGKAWGKPSHGPPFSRYRAPQGCVGVAECAHKEGQEVLGAALEPVQKSQFLRLLEGFMGRLGWGQHFGGVAAQIDGAFGADGVFAHDRRRFTDFVEEVEEMLEEVARRERGDEDAADGFEEFVLRHYSSTGGKERGWRPPGTVG